The following DNA comes from Chitinophaga nivalis.
ACTGCTTCGCTGGATCCTGAAAATGAGATCTACATTCAGCAGGCCATTCGGGAGCTGGTAAAAGACAAAACAGTAGTAGTGGTGGCGCATAAGCTGGCCACCATCAGACACGCGGAGCAAATATTGGTATTACAGGAAGGCTGTATTGCGGAAACAGGTACGCATACACAGCTCATGGAAAAGAAAGGACTGTATCATCATCTATGGGAAATACAACAACAAAGCGGTGGCTGGAAAATTACCGGTAACCGCTCTGCGGTTGTATCTGTTCATGATACGGTGCCCATCGTAAAATAAATGTCAGGGTCTGGGGGGATGCTGGATACCTGCGTCCTTCATCAGCTCCAGACCATATTGCATAATTCGCTCAATCACAGGTATTGCCTGCTGGCCTTTTTCGGTAATCCGGTATTCTACTTTCGGCGGTACTACCGGATAGGCCGTACGGGTAATAAAGCCTTTCTCTTCCAGCTCCTTCAGCTGCGTGGTCAGCATCTTATGGGTGATATGCGGAATATCATTTTTCAGCTCGCCATACCTTAACACATTCGTCCGGAGCCGCCACAGGATGGGCATCTTCCAGGTGCCACCAATATGGTTTAGCGCAAATTCAATTGGCGTATAAAAAAGTTTGTTATCGTAAATAAACTCAGGCATGGTTATAAGCGTTAGGTTCCGTTCAATACTTTCTAAAAGGTGAGTATCATACATAAAAGTGTATGATACAAAGTATGCGTGCATTTCCTACAAATTTGCACAAAAAAAATCAGCAAACAGGAAGAATTATGAAACGCATACTTTATGTACTTGCGCTGGGAATATTTGGAATTGCCACCACAGAATTTGGTGTCATCGGTATCTTACCGCAGATAGCCACAGCTTTTAATATCACTACGGATAAAGCCGGCTGGCTGTTAAGTGCGTTTGCACTGATCATCGCCGTCAGCGGTCCTTTTGTAACCTTGTTTTTTTCTTCCTGGAACAGGAAACAGTCGATGATACTTGTTTTGGCTGTCTTCACAGGCGGTAATATTATTGCTGCCTTATCCACCAGTTTTCCGATGTTGTTAATTGCCCGGATGTTGCCGGCATTTATGCATCCGGTATACTGGTCAAACGGGCTTACCATGGCGGCCAACTCCGTGCCGGAAGCGGAATCGCCGAAGGCGGTGAGTATTGTATTCGGTGGCTTTACCATTGCCAGTGTGCTGGGTGTACCGCTGGCCACCTGGATGGCAGACCTGTTTAGCTGGCAGGCATCCTTTCTTTTATGTGCCGTTGTTAACGGAATCTCTTTTCTCGGATTATTATTGTTTTTGCCGGATATGCCAGGCGTAAAAACCAGTTTCGGTACACAGTTGCAGGTACTGCGTAAGCCGGCCCTGTGGGTGAGTCTGGGGCTGGCCTGTCTGATCGTGGCTGCCATGTATGCCAGCTATGGTTATATGGCAGTATATCTGCGGGAAGTAACGAGGATGAACGGCGCACAGATCAGTATGATGCTGCTGGTATTCGGTATTACCGGCGTAGCCGGCAACTGGCTGGCAGGAAAACTGTTGAGCAGGAGCCGGCTTTATACGACGATGGGTTTTATTGGGTTGTTACTGTTAACACATGTGTTGCTGTATTTTGCCGGGATATATATGGTGCCGATGATCGTCATGGTTTGTTTATGGGGGTTTATCCATACCGGCGGATTTCTGATCAGTAATATCAATGTCACTACCATGGCGCCGGAAGCACCGGAGCTGGTGAATAGTATCTTCACTTCCTGTGGCAACCTGGCGGTAACGATTGGCGCTACTGTTGGTGGTGTAACTATTGCTCACGCCGGGGTACATCAGATTATGTGGACGAGTGTTGTATTGTTATTATTGTCTTTAGTGGTGGTATGTGCCGCTAATTATAAAAGACTGGCCCGGATGGTGTAATACAACGAAGCCGGTATTACTGAATTTTTTTGTGACTACCAGGTTTTGCCGGTGATTTGATTTTTATAACTTTGATACATGCGGAAAAATTTAAGCGTAGCAGAATTTTACTCTTGTCATTCGAAGTATTTGCCGGATAATATCCGGAAAGAAGTAGGACATTTTAATGTATTTAAAGTGTCGGATATGCAATCGCGGTGCTCTTCTTTCGGCCGCAAGGAATTTTATACCATCATCCTGGTAAAAGGCCGGTGTAAATACCATTATGCCGAGCAGACGGTTACTGTGGAAGATAATACCCTGGTATTTTGCACACCCGATGTGCCTTATGAGCTGGAACCTGTTACCATGAAGAAATCCGGTATGTTATGCATTTTTACGGCTGATTTCTTTTCCCGCTACGGTGGTATTCAGCTGCAGGAATATCCCGTTTTCAGTGCCGGCGCCCAATCATTTTATAAACTCACGCCGGCGCGGCAACAGGAAGTGGTTCGCATTTTTCATAAGATGTTTGCCGAAATCAGTACTGATTACCTATACAAGTATGATGTATTGAGAAACTGTGTGCTGGACCTGGTACATGAGGCATCGAAGCTGCAGCCGGAGGTTAGCTTACTGCAGCATTCCAACGCCGCTGCCCGTATTGCCGCCATGTTTACAGAATTGCTGGAGCGGCAGTTTCCGGTGGCATCGCTATCGCAACAGATAGCCCTGCGTACCCCCGGCGACTTTGCGGAGGCTTTATCTATACATGTTAATCATCTCAACAAAGCATTAAAGGAAATTACTGGGAAAACCACTTCGGCGCTGATTGCCGAAAGAATCATACAGGAAGCCCGGTTATTGCTGAAGCGTACCCAATGGAATGTATCAGAAATAGCCAATTGCCTGGGATTTGAAGAGCTGCCTCACTTCATTCATTTCTTTCGTAAAAATGTACAGATGACGCCTGCCGCCTATCGTAAGTAAATGGATTGATTTTTACAACTATTGCTTTGCTTTTTACATCGGTAGATTGGAGGACGGTAAATATCTTTGCACTATCAAAAACATATTTCAAAGATGGCAAAATCAATCATCATCGTAGGAGCAGGTGCAGGGCAGGGATTGGCCCTGGCAGAGCGTTTTGGTCGCGAAGGATTTCAGATAGGATTTATTAACCGCGATGCAGAAAAGGCTGCTGCCTTATTGCAGCAGCTGACCGCAAAAGGTATTACTGCCTATACCCACTCCGCCGATGTAACCCGGCCGGAAGCCCTGGAGCAGGCCATACAGGCGCTGAAAACAAAATTGGGAGATATACATGTATTGTTATACAATGCGGCGCATATCCGGCAGCAGGACATCCTGGAAACAACGCCGGATAACCTGATCGCCGACTTTAAAGTAAATGTAGCCGCTGCTTTACAAAGTACCCAGCTGGTGTTTGAGGAACTGCAAAAGCATAAAGGGGCTATCCTGTTTTCCGGCGGCGGATTAGCGATTGAACCGAAAGCAGCTTATGGTTCTTTGTCTATTGGCAAGGCAGGCATCCGTAGCCTGGCATTGCAACTGCATGACCGGCTGAAAGCAGCCGATGTATTTGTAGGTACGCTATCTGTCACCGCTCATATTACGCCGGAAAGTACGACCCACTCACCTGCTATTCTAGCGGATATTTTCTGGCAGTTGTATCAGGACCGGAAGGAAGTGGAAATTGTGCATTAAGCATGGAAGTGCGCATAAAAAAAGAGAAGCT
Coding sequences within:
- a CDS encoding helix-turn-helix domain-containing protein, giving the protein MRKNLSVAEFYSCHSKYLPDNIRKEVGHFNVFKVSDMQSRCSSFGRKEFYTIILVKGRCKYHYAEQTVTVEDNTLVFCTPDVPYELEPVTMKKSGMLCIFTADFFSRYGGIQLQEYPVFSAGAQSFYKLTPARQQEVVRIFHKMFAEISTDYLYKYDVLRNCVLDLVHEASKLQPEVSLLQHSNAAARIAAMFTELLERQFPVASLSQQIALRTPGDFAEALSIHVNHLNKALKEITGKTTSALIAERIIQEARLLLKRTQWNVSEIANCLGFEELPHFIHFFRKNVQMTPAAYRK
- a CDS encoding winged helix-turn-helix transcriptional regulator; its protein translation is MPEFIYDNKLFYTPIEFALNHIGGTWKMPILWRLRTNVLRYGELKNDIPHITHKMLTTQLKELEEKGFITRTAYPVVPPKVEYRITEKGQQAIPVIERIMQYGLELMKDAGIQHPPRP
- a CDS encoding MFS transporter; protein product: MKRILYVLALGIFGIATTEFGVIGILPQIATAFNITTDKAGWLLSAFALIIAVSGPFVTLFFSSWNRKQSMILVLAVFTGGNIIAALSTSFPMLLIARMLPAFMHPVYWSNGLTMAANSVPEAESPKAVSIVFGGFTIASVLGVPLATWMADLFSWQASFLLCAVVNGISFLGLLLFLPDMPGVKTSFGTQLQVLRKPALWVSLGLACLIVAAMYASYGYMAVYLREVTRMNGAQISMMLLVFGITGVAGNWLAGKLLSRSRLYTTMGFIGLLLLTHVLLYFAGIYMVPMIVMVCLWGFIHTGGFLISNINVTTMAPEAPELVNSIFTSCGNLAVTIGATVGGVTIAHAGVHQIMWTSVVLLLLSLVVVCAANYKRLARMV
- a CDS encoding SDR family NAD(P)-dependent oxidoreductase, whose amino-acid sequence is MAKSIIIVGAGAGQGLALAERFGREGFQIGFINRDAEKAAALLQQLTAKGITAYTHSADVTRPEALEQAIQALKTKLGDIHVLLYNAAHIRQQDILETTPDNLIADFKVNVAAALQSTQLVFEELQKHKGAILFSGGGLAIEPKAAYGSLSIGKAGIRSLALQLHDRLKAADVFVGTLSVTAHITPESTTHSPAILADIFWQLYQDRKEVEIVH